A window of Natrinema versiforme contains these coding sequences:
- a CDS encoding lipid II:glycine glycyltransferase FemX, with protein sequence MAQKTGGNARSRFHRLGSLFSNRYGRSATEGSDLEVNVVDSIRDVGKAQWNGIVERSSRGSVFHRYEWLDAIEQGLGYTPKHLEVTKDGNTIGGMPNFVVEIEKTPFNRLSSLYPGFGGPLLPTDTTESLERVTKAVPQLCRGKTIVHQIRGLDMSYLRYNDALQSQGYQPYRRECRFLLDLTKGHDEILADMSRTRRRGIEHGQDVDYEIVEEEITRETMQRFYRSYERVMDRVGGEVYPFSFFEQLQAMDDRLLLLTIRIDGEYAGGMLEVLDDERDSIHGFFAAVPREYFDDHASELLYDHVFQWGIDHGYETYDFGSTNTDFEDGVFRFKEGFGGRSVPILVWERGCSPLWPLVKAGRALYWPYYT encoded by the coding sequence GGTCGCTGTTCTCGAATCGGTACGGGCGATCCGCCACTGAGGGGTCAGATCTCGAGGTGAACGTCGTCGATTCCATCCGGGATGTGGGGAAAGCACAGTGGAACGGCATCGTCGAGCGCTCGAGTCGGGGCAGCGTCTTTCACCGCTACGAGTGGCTCGACGCGATCGAGCAGGGGCTGGGGTACACGCCCAAACACCTCGAGGTCACCAAGGACGGAAACACGATCGGCGGGATGCCGAACTTCGTGGTGGAGATCGAGAAGACCCCGTTCAACCGCCTCTCGTCGCTCTATCCGGGATTTGGCGGCCCGCTGCTCCCGACGGACACGACGGAGTCGCTCGAGCGCGTAACGAAGGCCGTCCCGCAACTCTGTCGGGGGAAGACGATCGTTCACCAGATCCGCGGGCTCGATATGAGCTATCTGCGGTACAACGACGCGCTTCAGTCACAGGGGTATCAGCCGTACCGGCGGGAGTGTCGGTTCCTGCTCGATCTCACCAAGGGCCACGACGAGATCCTCGCGGACATGAGCCGGACCCGGCGGCGGGGGATCGAACACGGTCAGGACGTCGACTACGAGATCGTCGAGGAGGAGATCACGCGGGAGACCATGCAACGATTCTATCGGAGTTACGAACGCGTCATGGACCGCGTCGGCGGGGAGGTGTATCCGTTTTCCTTCTTCGAACAGCTGCAGGCGATGGACGACCGCCTCCTCTTGCTGACGATTCGGATCGACGGCGAGTACGCGGGCGGGATGCTCGAGGTGCTCGACGACGAGCGCGATTCGATCCACGGCTTTTTCGCCGCCGTTCCCCGGGAGTACTTCGACGATCACGCGTCGGAGCTCCTCTACGATCACGTGTTCCAGTGGGGGATCGACCACGGGTACGAGACCTACGACTTCGGCAGCACGAACACGGACTTCGAGGACGGCGTCTTCCGGTTCAAGGAAGGCTTCGGCGGGCGATCCGTCCCGATCCTCGTCTGGGAGCGGGGGTGTAGCCCCCTCTGGCCGCTGGTGAAGGCCGGCCGTGCGTTGTACTGGCCGTATTACACGTGA
- a CDS encoding ATP-binding protein translates to MSLVGLGLLGIVVAYALAFGGPPLLLALEMVVPTAIGVALVGYGLRTDAADDPDRAVIVTIGSCICGALVALFCLCSIALLSVRMGFSGGFAQPVINASSTGLAFGAAIGHVYAEFSQQYRENERLSRAVDASMDGIAVVVDDRHVYANEAYAALYGLGDGADLEGQQWCTLYTNDSQRRIEREVVPALSDRNYWRGTLTGTRTDGTTYPQDVTVSSLEDGYVVVARDVTNQRDREQRIQVLNRVLRHNLRNAFTVIRGHANMIGERDPELEARHVQPIRAEIDDLLATADKARGVERTLDRHGNADLINPGEAVRRVTDRALSVYPNADIVSRVEDGGAASATPTVDDTVVDALNELVDNAVEHNTATRSREPVATDGDGNGHADVSARSGGRPSIEIAVSTVESDSRTRLEFTITDDGPGIPETERRAVLAGHETALDHGSGLGLWLVNWIVRTTGGELSFSDVPEGGTTVRLSFPAVADAAGIDTDAVSGR, encoded by the coding sequence GTGTCGCTGGTCGGTCTCGGCCTGCTCGGCATCGTCGTAGCCTACGCGCTGGCGTTCGGCGGCCCCCCGCTGTTGCTGGCACTCGAGATGGTCGTCCCGACGGCAATCGGCGTCGCGCTCGTCGGATACGGCCTGCGGACCGACGCCGCGGACGACCCCGACCGGGCGGTGATCGTCACCATCGGCTCGTGTATCTGCGGGGCGTTGGTCGCGCTCTTCTGTCTCTGTAGTATTGCTCTCCTCTCGGTCCGAATGGGATTTTCCGGCGGGTTCGCCCAGCCGGTCATCAACGCCTCGAGCACCGGTCTCGCTTTCGGGGCCGCCATCGGGCACGTCTACGCCGAGTTCTCACAGCAGTACCGCGAGAACGAGCGGCTCTCGCGGGCCGTCGACGCCTCGATGGACGGTATCGCGGTCGTCGTCGACGACCGCCACGTCTACGCCAACGAGGCGTATGCCGCGCTCTACGGACTGGGGGATGGGGCCGACCTCGAAGGCCAGCAGTGGTGTACGCTGTACACGAACGACTCTCAACGCCGAATCGAGCGGGAGGTCGTCCCGGCGCTGTCCGACCGAAACTACTGGCGCGGCACCCTGACCGGCACGCGAACGGACGGGACGACGTACCCACAGGACGTGACGGTGAGTAGCCTCGAGGACGGCTACGTCGTCGTCGCCCGCGACGTCACCAACCAGCGCGACCGCGAGCAGCGCATTCAGGTCCTCAACCGAGTGCTCCGGCACAACCTCCGGAACGCGTTCACCGTCATCCGGGGCCACGCCAACATGATCGGCGAACGGGATCCCGAACTCGAGGCCCGGCACGTGCAGCCGATCCGCGCGGAGATCGACGACCTGCTCGCGACGGCCGATAAGGCCCGCGGCGTCGAGCGGACGCTCGACCGACACGGGAACGCCGACCTGATCAACCCCGGCGAGGCGGTCCGACGGGTCACGGACCGGGCGCTGTCGGTCTATCCGAACGCCGACATCGTGTCGCGAGTGGAAGACGGCGGAGCGGCGTCCGCGACGCCCACCGTCGACGACACGGTGGTCGATGCCTTGAACGAACTCGTCGACAACGCGGTCGAACACAACACCGCGACGCGGTCGCGAGAACCCGTCGCGACCGACGGCGACGGCAACGGCCACGCCGATGTGTCTGCCCGGTCCGGCGGGCGTCCGAGCATCGAAATCGCCGTCTCCACTGTCGAGTCCGACTCTCGCACCCGACTCGAGTTTACGATCACCGACGACGGACCGGGGATTCCGGAGACCGAACGCCGAGCGGTGCTCGCGGGCCACGAGACGGCACTGGACCACGGCTCCGGGCTCGGACTGTGGCTCGTCAACTGGATCGTTCGGACGACCGGCGGCGAACTCTCCTTTAGCGACGTCCCCGAGGGCGGAACGACCGTTCGACTATCGTTTCCGGCCGTGGCCGACGCGGCGGGGATCGATACCGACGCAGTAAGCGGCCGCTGA